From a region of the Bermanella marisrubri genome:
- a CDS encoding chemotaxis protein CheA translates to MSLDADEEILQDFLVEAGEILELLSEQLVDLENRPDDQDLLNSIFRGFHTVKGGAGFLQINPLVDLCHVAENVFDILRNGQRQVDADLMDVVLSALDSVNDMFETVRGGEMPEPADQSLIDDLKIFSQPAGAAPAPKAEAAPTPPTSAPDTSNEATSSGDSGDITDDEFEGLLDALDGNDAAPAKDDKTTSSDDDLFDVGSTPAASDEDEITEDEFEALLDQLHGSGNGPSKTDDVGSSSEQAETAAPAAPAADGNEEITESEFEELLDKLHGKGKGPSETGAESQVTSEPEPQAQKPDAEPAKAEAPKQEAPAPVAKAERPAAKKPEKKQESPSAEATVRVDTKRLDEIMNMVGELVLVRNRLVRLGLNSNDEAMSKAVSNLDVVTGDLQTSVMKTRMQPIKKVFGRFPRVVRDLARNLKKEVTLELRGEETDLDKNLVEALADPLVHLVRNAVDHGVEMPDEREASGKSRNGTVILSAEQEGDHILLSIQDDGKGMDPKKLQSIAVEKGVMDQDAADRLSDSESYNLIFAPGFSTKTEISDISGRGVGMDVVKTKITQLNGTINIDSQLGKGSKIVIKVPLTLAIMPTLMVMLEDQAFSFPLVSVSEIFHLDLTKTNVVDGQEVVVVREKAIPLFYLKRWVIPNSHNVEVTEGHVVVINVGSQRVGFVVDQLVGQEEVVIKPLGKMLQGTPGMAGATITGDGRIALILDVPSMLQHYAKRSGVVAA, encoded by the coding sequence ATGAGTTTGGACGCTGATGAAGAAATCCTCCAGGACTTCCTTGTAGAAGCAGGGGAAATTCTAGAGCTGCTTTCCGAGCAATTGGTAGACTTAGAAAATCGACCAGATGACCAAGACTTATTGAACTCTATTTTTCGTGGTTTTCATACGGTAAAAGGTGGCGCGGGTTTCTTACAAATTAACCCGCTGGTGGATTTATGTCACGTTGCAGAGAACGTGTTTGACATACTCCGAAATGGCCAACGTCAAGTTGATGCAGACTTGATGGACGTGGTTTTAAGTGCGCTTGATAGTGTCAATGATATGTTCGAGACGGTTCGTGGCGGAGAAATGCCTGAGCCAGCAGACCAAAGCTTAATTGATGATCTGAAAATCTTTTCGCAACCTGCGGGAGCAGCTCCGGCGCCTAAAGCAGAAGCAGCCCCTACACCTCCTACCAGTGCTCCAGATACGTCAAATGAAGCAACTTCGAGTGGTGATTCTGGTGATATTACTGATGATGAATTCGAAGGTTTATTGGATGCCTTAGATGGCAATGATGCCGCTCCTGCCAAAGATGACAAAACGACCAGTAGCGATGATGACTTGTTCGATGTTGGCAGCACTCCGGCCGCCTCAGATGAAGACGAAATAACCGAAGACGAATTTGAAGCATTGCTTGATCAACTGCATGGTTCAGGTAATGGGCCTAGCAAAACGGATGACGTTGGCAGTAGCAGTGAACAAGCAGAAACTGCGGCACCTGCAGCTCCTGCTGCAGATGGCAATGAAGAAATTACAGAATCAGAATTTGAAGAACTGCTGGATAAATTACACGGAAAAGGCAAAGGCCCAAGCGAAACGGGTGCTGAGTCTCAAGTAACATCTGAGCCAGAGCCGCAAGCTCAGAAGCCAGATGCAGAGCCCGCTAAAGCTGAAGCTCCAAAACAGGAAGCGCCGGCTCCTGTTGCAAAAGCTGAGCGTCCAGCAGCGAAAAAACCAGAGAAGAAACAAGAGTCGCCGTCGGCCGAGGCAACTGTACGGGTTGATACGAAACGACTCGATGAAATCATGAACATGGTTGGTGAACTTGTTTTAGTTCGTAATCGTCTTGTGCGTTTAGGTCTAAATAGTAACGATGAAGCCATGTCAAAAGCGGTGTCAAATTTAGACGTGGTGACAGGTGACTTGCAAACATCTGTGATGAAAACACGGATGCAACCCATCAAGAAAGTATTTGGGCGTTTCCCTCGAGTGGTTCGTGATTTGGCGCGTAACTTGAAAAAAGAAGTTACATTAGAATTACGTGGTGAAGAAACAGATTTAGATAAAAACTTGGTTGAAGCCTTGGCTGACCCATTAGTGCATTTAGTACGTAATGCGGTGGATCACGGTGTAGAAATGCCTGATGAACGCGAGGCCTCGGGCAAGTCACGCAATGGCACAGTCATATTAAGTGCTGAACAAGAGGGTGATCACATACTATTGTCTATTCAAGATGATGGTAAAGGCATGGATCCTAAAAAATTGCAGTCAATAGCCGTCGAAAAAGGTGTGATGGATCAAGATGCAGCTGATCGTCTAAGCGACTCTGAATCGTATAATTTGATTTTTGCGCCTGGCTTTTCAACCAAAACCGAAATCAGTGACATCTCTGGCCGCGGTGTGGGCATGGATGTTGTGAAAACGAAAATCACACAACTGAACGGCACAATCAATATCGATTCCCAGCTTGGTAAAGGATCAAAGATCGTTATTAAAGTGCCGTTAACTTTAGCCATTATGCCAACGCTAATGGTGATGCTGGAAGATCAAGCGTTTTCATTCCCACTAGTGAGTGTGAGCGAAATCTTCCACTTAGATCTCACTAAAACGAATGTGGTAGATGGACAGGAAGTCGTTGTTGTCCGTGAAAAAGCGATTCCTCTCTTTTATTTGAAACGCTGGGTAATTCCCAACAGCCATAATGTGGAAGTAACTGAAGGCCATGTTGTAGTTATAAATGTGGGCAGTCAGCGAGTTGGTTTCGTTGTTGATCAATTGGTCGGTCAAGAAGAAGTGGTAATAAAACCTTTAGGTAAGATGCTGCAAGGAACGCCAGGTATGGCGGGTGCGACAATTACAGGTGATGGTCGTATTGCCTTGATACTGGATGTACCTAGTATGCTGCAACATTACGCAAAACGTAGCGGTGTAGTGGCTGCATAA
- a CDS encoding protein phosphatase CheZ translates to MAALDLESGSEFEQRFSEKAQELFERLEKNDLGGAVSVIQDLQKVRDESLYQEIGRLTRALHESIKNFKLDAHQGAASDIDEANEGLAYVVEMTDKAANKTMDKVEESLPISDGIAQESNELHQEWQRFLKKEMSPAEFRELAKRLDAFLQGTSKNTQKLNTNLNEILLAQDFQDLTGQVIQRITTMVTDVEARLVNLVAMAGHVDRMTGIEHGELEAQEEEEQNPDKGVGPQINADEKEDVAASQDDVDDLLSSLGF, encoded by the coding sequence ATGGCGGCTTTGGATTTAGAATCAGGCAGCGAGTTCGAACAGCGTTTTTCTGAAAAAGCACAGGAATTATTTGAACGTCTAGAGAAAAATGATTTAGGCGGTGCGGTTTCGGTGATTCAGGATTTACAAAAGGTACGAGATGAAAGTCTGTACCAAGAAATAGGCCGATTGACTCGGGCTCTTCACGAGTCCATCAAAAATTTCAAACTTGATGCGCATCAGGGCGCAGCTAGCGATATTGATGAAGCAAATGAAGGTTTAGCATACGTTGTAGAAATGACGGACAAGGCGGCCAATAAAACTATGGATAAGGTAGAGGAAAGCCTCCCTATATCTGACGGTATTGCACAGGAATCTAATGAGCTTCACCAGGAATGGCAACGATTTTTAAAGAAAGAAATGTCACCCGCGGAGTTTAGAGAATTAGCAAAGCGCCTTGATGCTTTTCTGCAAGGCACCAGTAAAAATACTCAAAAACTGAACACAAATCTGAATGAGATTTTGCTGGCACAAGATTTTCAAGATTTAACAGGGCAAGTGATCCAACGTATTACGACGATGGTCACGGATGTAGAAGCCCGTTTAGTGAATTTGGTTGCCATGGCCGGACATGTTGATCGCATGACAGGTATTGAGCATGGTGAACTAGAAGCGCAGGAAGAAGAGGAACAAAATCCAGATAAAGGTGTGGGTCCTCAAATTAATGCGGATGAGAAAGAAGATGTAGCAGCCAGCCAAGACGATGTTGACGATTTACTGTCGAGTCTAGGTTTCTAA
- the cheY gene encoding chemotaxis response regulator CheY: protein MKILVVDDFSTMRRIIKNLLRDLGFTNTQEADDGNTALPMLKSGDFDFLVTDWNMPGMTGIELLKHVREDERLKDLPVLMVTAEAKRDQIVAAAQAGVNGYVVKPFTAAVLKEKIEKIFERL, encoded by the coding sequence ATGAAAATTCTTGTTGTGGACGATTTTTCGACAATGAGACGAATCATTAAAAACCTGTTAAGGGATTTGGGTTTCACAAATACCCAAGAAGCAGATGATGGCAACACTGCGTTGCCCATGCTGAAAAGCGGTGACTTCGATTTCTTGGTCACGGATTGGAATATGCCGGGTATGACAGGAATTGAACTGCTAAAGCATGTTCGTGAAGACGAGCGCCTGAAGGACCTTCCCGTTCTGATGGTAACGGCAGAAGCCAAGCGAGACCAGATAGTGGCAGCAGCGCAAGCCGGTGTGAATGGATATGTAGTAAAACCATTTACGGCAGCGGTACTAAAAGAAAAGATTGAAAAAATCTTTGAGCGCTTGTAA
- a CDS encoding RNA polymerase sigma factor FliA translates to MNSGAAMYLGDEKQNFNTLVEEYASLVKRIAHHLKGRLPDSVQVDDLIQSGMIGLIEAAQKYEPSKGASFETYAGIRIRGSMLDEIRKGDWAPRSVHRNSRRISEAIRYVESQTGRDAQDQEVAKALGMELEEYHQHLQDGAGSRLFSFEDLLEQRGEQESDFMGHDDESPLQDLQSEHFQQQLAKAISQLPEREQLVLALYYDEELNLKEIGAVLEVSESRVSQIHSQAAHRLRARLQEWAEGQ, encoded by the coding sequence ATGAACAGTGGTGCAGCCATGTATCTCGGTGATGAAAAACAAAATTTCAATACGCTGGTCGAAGAATACGCATCCTTGGTAAAACGTATTGCTCACCATTTGAAAGGCCGATTGCCTGACTCAGTGCAGGTAGACGACCTTATTCAGTCAGGCATGATTGGATTAATCGAGGCAGCACAGAAGTACGAACCTAGTAAAGGTGCTAGCTTCGAAACCTATGCGGGTATCCGAATACGCGGTTCCATGCTCGACGAGATTCGTAAAGGCGACTGGGCACCACGCAGTGTGCATCGCAATAGCCGTCGCATCAGCGAAGCTATCCGCTACGTAGAATCTCAAACTGGTCGCGATGCTCAAGATCAAGAGGTAGCAAAAGCCCTAGGTATGGAATTGGAAGAATACCATCAACATTTACAAGATGGGGCCGGATCGCGTTTGTTCAGTTTTGAGGATTTGTTAGAGCAGCGAGGTGAGCAGGAGTCCGACTTCATGGGTCATGATGACGAGAGCCCGCTCCAGGACCTACAAAGCGAACATTTCCAACAGCAGCTTGCCAAGGCAATCAGTCAACTACCTGAACGAGAGCAACTCGTCCTCGCTCTCTATTACGACGAAGAACTCAACTTAAAAGAAATCGGTGCGGTATTAGAAGTGAGTGAGTCTCGCGTCAGTCAAATACACTCGCAGGCGGCTCATCGTTTGCGCGCACGTCTACAGGAATGGGCCGAAGGGCAATAG
- a CDS encoding MinD/ParA family protein, with protein sequence MSELYSLDAYRQNKGDNQSMHPVQVIAVTGGKGGVGKSNVSVNLAIALAEMGRRVVVLDADLGLANIDVLLGLTTKENISNVISGEASLRDVMVNGPGGIRIIPAASGTQAMTTLEPREHAGLIRAFDSISDQLDVLIVDTAAGIGDSVVSFVKASQEVLVVVTDEPTSITDAYALIKLLNRDHGVFRFRILANMVKTSQDGHNLFAKLTKVTDRFLDVALQYVGCVPQDDAVKRAVQRQRPVIEAYPRAKAALAFKALAKKVDSWPLPTTPRGNLEFFVENLVLSTVRG encoded by the coding sequence ATGAGCGAGTTGTATAGCCTAGATGCTTACCGACAGAACAAAGGAGATAACCAATCCATGCATCCAGTTCAAGTAATCGCGGTGACCGGCGGTAAGGGAGGCGTTGGTAAAAGTAACGTGTCAGTCAACTTGGCAATCGCTCTTGCAGAGATGGGGCGAAGAGTTGTGGTTTTGGATGCGGATTTGGGACTCGCTAATATTGACGTGTTATTGGGGCTGACCACTAAAGAAAATATCAGCAACGTTATTTCTGGGGAAGCCAGTCTCCGTGATGTCATGGTCAATGGCCCAGGTGGTATACGTATTATTCCCGCTGCTTCAGGCACACAGGCTATGACAACACTAGAACCAAGGGAACATGCTGGATTGATTCGTGCATTTGATTCGATTAGTGATCAACTGGATGTACTGATTGTGGATACTGCAGCCGGTATTGGTGACAGTGTGGTGTCATTTGTGAAAGCCAGCCAAGAAGTCTTGGTGGTCGTAACCGATGAACCCACCAGTATTACGGACGCCTACGCACTGATAAAGCTTCTTAATCGCGATCACGGTGTTTTTCGTTTTCGTATTCTAGCCAATATGGTCAAAACTAGCCAAGACGGTCATAACTTATTTGCTAAGCTTACTAAAGTAACAGATCGCTTTTTGGATGTGGCATTACAGTATGTGGGGTGTGTGCCGCAAGACGATGCTGTTAAGCGCGCGGTACAGCGCCAGCGACCAGTGATTGAGGCCTATCCTCGTGCTAAAGCAGCCTTGGCCTTCAAAGCATTAGCAAAAAAAGTAGATAGCTGGCCCTTGCCAACAACCCCCAGAGGTAACTTGGAGTTTTTTGTTGAAAACTTGGTATTGTCGACAGTACGTGGGTAG
- the flhF gene encoding flagellar biosynthesis protein FlhF, whose protein sequence is MRVRRFTASSMQKALKTVRDEMGPDAVILSNHRVKGGVEIIVAQNYEPSSAKTSAPPMAFTEDGEVDDSHLPSPTFSRDKNTQERRKEKEPWPFLSDDERKQVNEQLQLQEQLETMKRQRDGGSAKTISASQDKEALRMALDEMKTRRDSQLDPVQPLQREPKAQQKQERLAMLDDMRNELHDLKEMLCGDGQKALQQPANFVWKKYAPANALQAKFWQRLENMGFDDWVIYQLVHDVVSHADEKGAWQLILQDLVQHMNISPSDRLKRGGVYAMVGPTGAGKTTTIAKMAVRFTLEHENASIGLVTMDNYRLAAHDQLKTLGQILGVPVQVADQEHTLSKCLDELSDCDLVLIDTAGLTPQHPMLNYQLEQLASLRGRVHTLLTLPATSTSRVLRKVYHNYKAAGIGGCVLTKLDEASSLGDALSALLESGLDLSYATDGQRIPDDFHVASAKALVKRAVVMAKQEQASQDEAEAQGVWS, encoded by the coding sequence ATGAGAGTTCGTCGTTTTACCGCCAGCAGTATGCAAAAAGCGCTGAAAACCGTGCGCGATGAAATGGGCCCGGATGCCGTCATTCTGTCTAATCATAGAGTGAAAGGCGGTGTCGAGATTATCGTGGCGCAGAACTACGAACCTTCTAGTGCGAAAACCTCTGCTCCGCCAATGGCATTTACTGAAGACGGCGAAGTGGATGACAGCCATTTACCTTCACCTACTTTTTCTCGCGATAAAAATACGCAAGAGCGTCGTAAAGAAAAAGAACCATGGCCGTTCCTATCGGATGATGAACGAAAACAGGTTAATGAACAGCTGCAACTTCAAGAACAGTTGGAAACCATGAAGCGCCAGCGTGATGGCGGAAGTGCAAAAACTATTAGTGCCAGCCAAGATAAAGAAGCATTGCGTATGGCACTGGACGAAATGAAAACGCGTCGAGATAGCCAATTAGATCCTGTGCAGCCTCTGCAACGTGAGCCTAAGGCACAGCAAAAGCAAGAACGCCTCGCCATGCTTGATGATATGCGCAATGAGCTACATGACTTGAAAGAAATGTTGTGCGGAGATGGACAAAAAGCACTACAGCAACCAGCCAATTTTGTTTGGAAAAAATACGCACCAGCCAATGCACTGCAAGCAAAGTTCTGGCAACGATTGGAAAACATGGGGTTTGATGATTGGGTGATTTACCAATTGGTGCATGACGTTGTCAGTCACGCAGATGAAAAAGGCGCTTGGCAATTAATCCTGCAAGACTTAGTTCAGCATATGAATATTAGCCCCAGTGATCGACTGAAACGCGGCGGTGTTTATGCCATGGTTGGGCCAACCGGTGCCGGTAAAACCACGACCATCGCGAAAATGGCGGTGCGTTTTACATTGGAACACGAAAACGCCAGCATTGGCCTCGTGACCATGGATAATTATCGTTTAGCGGCCCATGATCAGCTTAAAACGTTGGGACAAATATTAGGTGTTCCAGTGCAGGTGGCAGATCAGGAGCATACCTTGAGCAAGTGCCTTGATGAGCTGAGTGACTGTGATCTTGTGCTCATTGATACCGCTGGTTTGACGCCACAGCACCCAATGCTGAACTATCAATTAGAACAGCTGGCTTCTTTGCGAGGCCGTGTTCATACCTTATTAACATTACCCGCCACTAGTACCAGCAGAGTCTTACGTAAGGTCTATCATAATTATAAAGCAGCCGGAATAGGCGGCTGTGTTCTGACCAAGCTAGATGAGGCCAGCAGTTTAGGTGATGCGCTAAGTGCATTATTAGAGAGTGGTTTAGATTTGTCTTATGCGACCGACGGCCAGCGCATACCAGACGATTTTCATGTGGCCAGTGCCAAGGCATTAGTTAAGCGCGCCGTTGTAATGGCGAAGCAAGAACAAGCGTCGCAGGATGAGGCAGAAGCTCAGGGAGTGTGGTCATGA
- the flhA gene encoding flagellar biosynthesis protein FlhA gives MAVGKLSLPSQGDLKGALGNVRSLAKGNIGIPIMLMVLLGMMTLPVPPFLLDIFFTFNIALAIVVLMVSIYAGKPLDFAIFPSVLLVATLLRLALNVASTRVVLLEGHEGGAAAGKVIEAFGEVLVGGNYAVGLVVFLILMIINFVVVTKGAGRVSEVSARFTLDAMPGKQMAIDADLNGGLIDAEQAKARRSEVANEADFYGSMDGASKFVKGDAIAGMLILLINIIGGLAIGMAQHDLDFSRATEVYALLTIGDGLVAQIPSLLLSTATAIIVTRNNSEEDVGGQVISQMFSSSRALAIASGILILMGLIPSMPHLAFLGLGVLAAVWAYWIHKRNNEPEIVDEGISGSARQAAQRAAGGGGAAPQSGSSNQALSGGSAQPALPDDTKDVDWDDVEEVDIIGLEVGYRLIPLVDKSQGGQLLGRIKGIRRKLSQDLGFLIPSVHIRDNLDLAPNAYRVLLMGVAVAEAEIEPDRDMAINPGQVFGNVEGIETIDPAFGLEAVWIESGKKDQAQTLGYTVVDASTVVATHLNQILQSHSAELIGHEEVQKMLDRLASVSPKLAEELVPNTLNLSQLLTILQNLLQEGVPVRDMRSIAEALANTQVDSQDTAALTVEVRRVLKRLIVHSIYGNAQDLSVITLDPSLEQLLLKTYQQNRQQTGQSDQMILEPSMAEKLQQSMVEAARNQEMAGNPAVLLVNATLRPVLSNFARNVTDSLHVISYQEIPDNKQITIAATIGA, from the coding sequence ATGGCTGTCGGAAAGTTATCACTTCCATCGCAAGGGGATCTAAAAGGCGCTTTGGGCAATGTACGCTCATTAGCGAAAGGCAATATTGGTATTCCTATCATGCTGATGGTTTTACTGGGCATGATGACACTGCCCGTACCTCCGTTTTTATTGGATATCTTTTTCACCTTTAATATTGCATTAGCCATCGTTGTATTAATGGTTTCAATCTATGCTGGAAAGCCTCTGGACTTTGCAATTTTTCCCAGCGTTTTGTTAGTAGCAACCCTATTGCGTCTTGCTTTAAATGTTGCCTCTACCCGAGTTGTCTTGCTTGAGGGGCATGAAGGCGGTGCCGCCGCGGGTAAGGTGATCGAAGCATTCGGCGAAGTGCTCGTCGGCGGCAACTATGCTGTGGGTTTGGTGGTCTTCTTGATTCTCATGATTATTAACTTTGTCGTAGTGACAAAAGGTGCAGGTCGAGTTTCAGAAGTGAGCGCTCGCTTTACTCTTGATGCTATGCCGGGTAAGCAAATGGCCATCGATGCTGATTTAAATGGTGGTTTGATCGATGCAGAGCAAGCTAAAGCTCGACGCTCCGAAGTGGCCAATGAAGCGGATTTTTATGGCTCCATGGACGGTGCCAGTAAATTTGTGAAAGGGGATGCTATTGCGGGCATGTTGATTTTGTTAATCAACATTATTGGTGGTCTGGCAATCGGTATGGCGCAGCACGATTTGGATTTTTCGCGTGCTACCGAAGTTTATGCCTTGCTGACTATCGGTGACGGCTTGGTAGCACAGATTCCAAGCTTACTACTTTCTACTGCCACCGCCATTATTGTCACCCGAAATAATAGTGAGGAAGACGTAGGCGGTCAGGTCATTAGTCAGATGTTTTCCTCCAGTCGAGCTTTGGCTATCGCATCGGGTATTCTTATTTTAATGGGTCTTATTCCTAGCATGCCGCATTTGGCTTTCTTAGGGCTGGGTGTATTGGCTGCTGTTTGGGCTTACTGGATTCATAAACGCAACAATGAGCCAGAAATTGTCGACGAAGGTATTTCCGGCAGTGCTCGTCAGGCTGCACAGAGAGCAGCTGGCGGTGGAGGCGCAGCACCACAAAGTGGTTCCTCTAATCAAGCCTTGTCTGGTGGATCGGCGCAACCTGCATTGCCCGACGATACCAAGGATGTGGACTGGGATGACGTCGAAGAGGTGGACATCATTGGCTTGGAAGTAGGCTATCGTTTAATTCCATTAGTGGATAAAAGTCAGGGCGGCCAATTGTTGGGACGCATTAAAGGCATTCGCCGAAAACTTTCACAAGATCTTGGTTTTCTTATTCCTAGTGTTCACATTCGAGATAATTTAGACCTCGCTCCTAATGCCTATCGAGTTTTATTAATGGGCGTGGCCGTTGCCGAGGCCGAGATTGAACCCGATCGCGATATGGCCATTAATCCGGGTCAGGTGTTTGGTAACGTAGAAGGTATTGAAACCATTGATCCAGCCTTTGGCCTAGAAGCTGTGTGGATTGAAAGCGGTAAAAAAGATCAAGCGCAAACGCTTGGCTATACCGTAGTGGACGCCAGTACAGTGGTGGCCACTCATTTAAATCAAATACTACAAAGCCATAGTGCAGAGCTAATCGGTCACGAAGAAGTACAAAAAATGCTGGATCGACTTGCTAGTGTGTCACCGAAACTCGCCGAAGAATTAGTGCCCAACACGCTTAATTTGAGTCAGCTATTAACGATCTTGCAAAACTTGTTACAGGAAGGCGTGCCAGTGCGCGACATGCGCAGTATTGCCGAAGCTTTGGCGAACACTCAGGTCGATAGTCAAGATACTGCCGCATTAACAGTCGAGGTTCGAAGAGTCTTAAAGCGTCTCATCGTGCATAGTATCTATGGTAACGCGCAAGATCTCTCCGTTATTACCCTAGATCCATCATTGGAACAGTTATTGCTCAAAACCTATCAGCAGAACCGACAACAAACAGGGCAGAGCGATCAGATGATTCTTGAACCATCAATGGCCGAAAAGTTACAGCAATCTATGGTGGAAGCTGCTCGCAATCAAGAAATGGCAGGTAATCCTGCTGTGTTGCTAGTAAACGCTACCTTGCGTCCTGTGCTATCGAATTTTGCTCGTAATGTTACCGATAGCCTACATGTCATTTCGTATCAGGAAATACCTGATAACAAACAAATAACCATTGCCGCCACCATCGGGGCATAG
- a CDS encoding DUF924 family protein has protein sequence MNGMLQKVWDFWFHELTEEQWFKKDSHIDQIMTQRFKAIHQQAANSELWEWRNTPKGRLAEVLLLDQFSRNIYRDTPNAFASDTLALALAQEAIRNEYHLTLTPQERAFLYMPFMHSESLAIHEEAIKQFSEPGLENNLKFEKMHKDIIERFGRYPHRNMILGRKSTPEEIEFLKQPGSSF, from the coding sequence ATGAATGGGATGTTACAGAAAGTCTGGGACTTTTGGTTTCATGAATTAACAGAAGAACAGTGGTTCAAAAAAGACAGTCATATTGACCAAATCATGACGCAAAGGTTTAAGGCGATTCACCAGCAAGCGGCCAACTCCGAATTATGGGAATGGCGGAATACGCCAAAAGGACGCTTGGCAGAAGTACTGCTGTTAGATCAATTCTCGCGTAACATTTATCGAGATACACCCAATGCCTTTGCTAGCGATACTTTAGCGCTTGCGCTAGCACAAGAGGCTATTCGCAACGAATATCACCTTACTCTCACACCACAAGAGCGTGCTTTTCTTTATATGCCTTTTATGCACAGCGAATCACTCGCGATACACGAAGAGGCCATTAAACAGTTTAGTGAACCAGGGCTGGAAAATAATCTTAAGTTTGAAAAAATGCATAAGGACATCATTGAGCGCTTTGGACGCTATCCTCATCGCAATATGATTCTTGGTCGCAAAAGCACACCAGAAGAAATTGAATTCCTAAAACAACCAGGCTCAAGCTTCTAG
- the flhB gene encoding flagellar biosynthesis protein FlhB — protein sequence MAENENSQEKTEEPTPRRLQKAKDDGQIPRSKELSTSLVLIVGVLSIWLLADLLFSGAKNIFQYNFVIEREQIFDEKQMLKHLGASAYEAILTMTPTMMLILLAAALAPLALGGWMFSGKALLPKANRISPLSGLKRMFGVKSLVELIKSWAKVLVVIGCTFLLFFIFNDKVLFLHREPGTRAIADSADLVMLCAFILACSTLLVSVIDVPYQIYEYMQKMRMSLQEVKDEHKETEGKPEVKQRIRRLQYEMSQRRMMDDVKDADVVITNPTHYAVALKYDSDQMGAPLMVAKGTDEVALKIREIAKQNKIAVVEAPPLARSIYAFTKIGKEIPEGLYVAVAQVLAYVYQLNQFFAGQGPRPKQPPFPVPPDLKA from the coding sequence ATGGCTGAAAACGAAAATAGTCAGGAAAAAACAGAAGAACCGACGCCCCGAAGGCTCCAAAAAGCCAAAGATGATGGTCAGATTCCGAGATCCAAAGAGCTCAGTACGAGTTTGGTTTTGATCGTTGGTGTGTTAAGCATTTGGTTGTTGGCTGATCTGTTGTTTTCTGGCGCGAAGAATATTTTCCAATATAACTTTGTCATCGAGCGTGAACAGATTTTTGACGAGAAGCAAATGCTCAAACATTTAGGTGCTTCCGCATATGAAGCGATTCTTACGATGACACCTACTATGATGCTTATTTTACTTGCAGCTGCTTTGGCGCCTTTAGCCTTGGGTGGCTGGATGTTTTCAGGTAAAGCCTTATTACCAAAGGCAAATCGTATTAGTCCTTTATCCGGACTGAAAAGAATGTTCGGAGTAAAAAGCTTAGTAGAACTGATAAAAAGTTGGGCCAAAGTACTTGTTGTTATCGGTTGTACATTCCTCTTGTTCTTTATCTTCAATGATAAAGTTTTATTTTTGCATCGTGAACCGGGTACACGAGCGATTGCAGATAGTGCTGACTTAGTAATGCTTTGCGCTTTTATATTGGCATGCAGCACTCTATTAGTGAGCGTTATTGATGTGCCTTATCAGATTTATGAGTACATGCAAAAAATGCGTATGAGTCTGCAGGAGGTAAAAGACGAACACAAAGAAACAGAGGGTAAACCAGAGGTTAAGCAGCGAATTCGGCGCTTGCAGTATGAAATGAGTCAGCGTCGAATGATGGATGATGTAAAAGATGCGGATGTAGTCATCACTAACCCCACTCATTACGCTGTTGCATTAAAATATGATAGTGATCAGATGGGAGCACCGTTAATGGTAGCCAAAGGTACCGACGAGGTGGCGTTAAAAATTAGAGAAATCGCGAAGCAAAATAAAATTGCCGTCGTTGAAGCTCCACCTCTGGCTCGTTCGATTTATGCATTTACAAAAATAGGAAAAGAAATTCCAGAAGGCTTGTATGTTGCTGTTGCCCAGGTGCTGGCTTATGTGTACCAATTAAACCAGTTCTTTGCTGGTCAGGGACCTAGGCCAAAACAACCTCCGTTCCCTGTACCTCCTGATTTAAAAGCGTAA